One Bacteroidales bacterium genomic window carries:
- a CDS encoding T9SS type A sorting domain-containing protein — protein sequence MKKILYSLLLLSIAFTGVSQTPLLNAVQIDAKDFNGSSHNLFNYLNSGKHVLLSFSTMNCGSCSTYNPHVSIIYEQYGCNNGDLIVIGVNWGATNMQLLEYHQQNGYNFPSISGIEGYGNEINEAYQIQSFISVILIAPDHTIVEQYIYPPSVSELESLLSSYGLNATACTVGYDNIADSEKKGFIAFPNPAIDFFSISLGSDETEFNVSLYDLNGRLIRSYKNQSSQSTSLSLLGVDDGVYVIKAWNEDSFYSSRLLVLR from the coding sequence ATGAAAAAAATTTTATACTCGCTTTTATTGCTGAGCATTGCATTTACAGGAGTTTCGCAAACGCCCCTTTTAAATGCAGTTCAAATTGATGCGAAGGATTTTAATGGTTCTTCGCATAATTTATTCAATTACCTTAATAGCGGGAAACATGTTTTGCTCAGTTTTTCGACCATGAATTGTGGGTCGTGCTCAACATATAATCCGCATGTGAGCATCATTTATGAACAATATGGTTGCAACAATGGTGATCTCATCGTGATTGGAGTTAACTGGGGTGCTACCAATATGCAGTTGCTGGAGTATCATCAGCAAAATGGTTATAATTTTCCTTCTATAAGTGGAATCGAGGGTTATGGTAATGAAATCAATGAGGCCTATCAGATTCAATCTTTTATCTCTGTGATTTTAATTGCACCTGATCATACAATTGTGGAACAGTATATTTATCCACCTTCAGTTTCTGAATTGGAAAGCCTCCTGTCATCTTATGGATTAAATGCTACTGCTTGTACAGTAGGATATGATAATATTGCAGATTCTGAGAAAAAAGGGTTTATTGCTTTCCCAAATCCCGCAATTGATTTCTTTAGCATATCATTGGGATCAGACGAAACTGAATTCAATGTAAGCCTGTATGATCTAAATGGCCGGCTGATACGTTCTTACAAAAATCAAAGCTCTCAGTCCACTTCATTATCCCTTCTTGGTGTTGATGATGGTGTTTATGTTATAAAAGCGTGGAACGAGGATTCATTCTATTCTTCCCGCTTGCTTGTTTTGCGTTAA
- the era gene encoding GTPase Era, whose amino-acid sequence MGHKAGFVSIIGKPNVGKSTLMNAMIGEKLSIITPKAQTTRHRIRGIISDDDFQIVFSDTPGLLQSHYKLHDAMMDFVNQSLEDADLVLFMAEMHEKPETNDFVEIVKNLKTPVIVVINKADLAKDNELVVVEKLWSEAIPTAQLILVSALQGLNLGKLMQTIIDQLPESPPFFPKEEITDRNLRFWVAETIREKIFMNYRKEIPYSTTVVVESYKEEDSIDRIKALIFVERETQKAILLGHQGKSIKKVGIEARKEIEEFLNKQVYLELTIKVSKDWRNNPEMLKRYGYE is encoded by the coding sequence ATGGGGCATAAAGCTGGATTCGTAAGCATCATCGGTAAACCCAATGTGGGTAAATCAACGCTCATGAACGCCATGATCGGTGAAAAACTTTCCATCATCACTCCCAAGGCGCAAACTACACGTCACCGGATAAGAGGAATTATAAGTGACGATGATTTTCAGATTGTTTTCTCTGATACACCCGGTCTTTTACAATCTCATTATAAATTGCATGATGCTATGATGGATTTTGTGAACCAGTCGCTTGAAGATGCTGACCTGGTTCTGTTCATGGCCGAAATGCACGAAAAGCCCGAAACGAATGATTTTGTTGAGATTGTAAAAAATCTTAAAACACCCGTTATTGTTGTGATCAACAAAGCTGATCTTGCAAAAGATAATGAGTTAGTTGTTGTCGAAAAGTTGTGGAGCGAAGCTATCCCAACAGCACAGCTTATTTTGGTTTCGGCACTTCAGGGTCTGAACCTTGGTAAACTGATGCAAACAATAATTGATCAGCTTCCGGAAAGCCCGCCTTTTTTCCCAAAAGAAGAGATAACCGATCGTAACCTGCGTTTCTGGGTAGCTGAAACTATTCGTGAGAAAATATTTATGAATTATCGCAAGGAAATTCCTTATTCAACCACTGTAGTTGTCGAAAGTTATAAAGAAGAAGATAGCATTGACCGCATTAAGGCATTGATTTTTGTGGAACGCGAAACCCAAAAAGCAATCTTGCTGGGCCACCAGGGAAAATCAATTAAAAAGGTTGGAATAGAAGCCCGTAAGGAAATCGAAGAGTTTCTAAATAAGCAAGTTTACCTTGAATTAACCATAAAAGTCAGTAAAGATTGGCGCAACAACCCTGAGATGCTCAAGCGTTATGGCTACGAATAA